Proteins encoded in a region of the Candidatus Methylomirabilota bacterium genome:
- a CDS encoding flavin reductase family protein, with protein sequence MIGADEFRRVLGHFCSGVTIITTVDKEGRPIGLTASAFTSVSLHPPLVLVCVAHDAQSYPALAEGTRFAVNILDKDQEAISTRFATKTAAHPAEKFEGIGYRMGSLGVPVLKDALAELECTTVHAYPGGDHTIFVGRVDAADCRGDAGLEPLLYYRGKYRRVHS encoded by the coding sequence GTGATTGGAGCCGACGAGTTCCGGCGGGTCCTCGGTCACTTCTGCTCGGGCGTGACCATCATCACCACGGTGGACAAGGAAGGTCGGCCCATCGGCCTCACGGCCAGCGCCTTCACGTCGGTGTCCCTCCACCCGCCCCTGGTCCTCGTCTGCGTCGCCCACGACGCGCAAAGCTACCCGGCCCTCGCCGAGGGGACACGCTTCGCCGTCAATATCCTGGACAAGGATCAAGAGGCCATCTCGACGCGCTTCGCGACCAAGACGGCGGCGCACCCCGCAGAAAAGTTCGAAGGGATAGGCTATCGCATGGGCTCGCTCGGCGTCCCCGTGCTCAAAGATGCCCTGGCCGAGCTCGAGTGCACCACCGTCCACGCGTATCCGGGCGGGGATCACACCATCTTCGTGGGCCGGGTCGATGCCGCCGACTGCCGCGGGGATGCCGGCCTCGAGCCGCTGCTCTACTATCGCGGCAAGTACCGTCGCGTCCACTCCTGA
- a CDS encoding Mrp/NBP35 family ATP-binding protein has translation MPDMHKPGAPGGEFIPEVKHTLAVSSGKGGVGKSTVAVNLALALKLRGHQVGLVDVDIYGPDVPLMMGAKGRPGMFDNKIIPVEAHGIKIMSIGLLVAEREALVWRGPMIHSAVQQFLRDVLWGPLDYLVFDMPPGTGDAQLSLSQVIPLGGVVMVTTPQEVALLDVRKALAMFRKLNVPILGMVENMSYFVAPDTGAKYAIFGEGGGEKVAGEFDVPLLARIPLEMDTRKGGDEGVPIVVGQPNSAQTKAFRDLAEGVVERLESLSALKLPTIG, from the coding sequence ATGCCTGACATGCACAAGCCCGGAGCCCCGGGGGGTGAGTTCATCCCCGAGGTCAAGCACACGCTCGCGGTTTCTTCGGGCAAGGGCGGCGTGGGCAAGTCCACCGTCGCCGTCAATCTGGCCCTGGCCCTCAAGCTGCGCGGACATCAGGTGGGGCTCGTGGACGTGGACATCTACGGCCCGGACGTGCCGCTCATGATGGGGGCCAAGGGGCGTCCGGGGATGTTCGACAACAAGATCATTCCCGTCGAGGCCCACGGCATCAAGATCATGTCCATCGGCCTTCTCGTGGCGGAGCGGGAGGCGCTCGTCTGGCGCGGACCGATGATCCACTCGGCCGTGCAGCAATTCCTCCGCGACGTGCTCTGGGGCCCCCTCGACTATCTGGTCTTCGACATGCCTCCCGGCACCGGCGACGCTCAGCTCTCGCTCTCCCAGGTCATCCCCCTCGGCGGGGTGGTGATGGTCACCACCCCTCAGGAGGTCGCCCTCCTCGACGTGCGCAAGGCCCTGGCCATGTTCAGGAAGCTCAACGTGCCCATTCTGGGCATGGTCGAGAACATGAGCTACTTCGTTGCCCCCGACACGGGAGCGAAGTACGCCATCTTCGGCGAGGGCGGGGGCGAGAAGGTCGCGGGGGAATTCGACGTCCCCCTCCTCGCGCGCATCCCCCTGGAGATGGACACGCGCAAGGGCGGGGATGAAGGCGTGCCCATCGTCGTCGGCCAGCCGAACTCTGCCCAGACCAAGGCCTTTCGCGATCTCGCCGAAGGTGTCGTCGAGCGGCTCGAGAGCCTGTCGGCCCTCAAGCTCCCGACCATTGGCTGA